A stretch of the Nyctibius grandis isolate bNycGra1 chromosome 13, bNycGra1.pri, whole genome shotgun sequence genome encodes the following:
- the SLITRK4 gene encoding SLIT and NTRK-like protein 4 — MRRSPPGYRSAELRLAPRLGAQRGQGCSPGRAPGCLRRLVRARSCRRGERRSAAERGRGDPGRRDSLSLFRSLRLLADHKKMFLWLFLVLSSPVSSTTADADISVEICNVCSCVSVENVLYVNCEKVAVYRPNQLKPPWSNFYHLNFQNNLLIILYPNTFLNFTHAVSLQLGNNKLQNIEGGAFMGLSALKQLHLNNNELKILRADTFLGIENLEYLQADYNLIKFIERGAFNKLHKLKVLILNDNLISFLPDNIFRFASLTHLDIRGNRIQKLPYIGVLEHIGRIVELQLEDNPWNCTCDLLPLKAWLENMPYNIYIGEAICETPSDLYGRLLKETNKQELCSMGTGSDFDVRILPPSQLEPGYSTPNGHTTQTSVHRLVTKPPKTTNPSKISGIVAGKALSNRNLSQIVSYQTRVPPLTPCPVPCVCKTHPSDLGLSVNCQERNIESMSELVPKPLNAKKLHVNGNYIKDVDTTDFIEFEGLDLLHLGSNRISVVKGEVFRNLTNLRRLYLNGNQIERLSPEMFAGLHNLQYLYLEYNVIKEILAGTFDLMPNLQLLYLNNNLLRSLPAYVFAGAPLARLNLRNNHFMYLPVSGVLDQLKSLTQIDLEGNPWDCTCDLVALKLWLEKLNEGIVVKELKCETPVQFANIELKSLKNEILCPKLLNKPSALFTSPMPAVTFTTPLGPVRSPPGGPVPLSILILSILVVLILTVFVAFCLLVFVLRRNKKPSVKHEGIGNQECSSMQLQLRKHDHKANKKDGLGAEAFIPQTIEQMSKSHTCGLKESETGFTFADPPGQKVILRNINDKEKDLLHVDTRKRLSTIDELDELFPGRDSNVFIQNFLESKKEYNSIGVSGFEIRYPEKLQDKKTKKSLIGGNHSKIVVEQRKSEYFELKAKLQGSPDYLQVLEEQTALNKI; from the exons ATGCGGCGGAGCCCGCCGGGGTACCGCAGCGCCGAGCTTCGCCTTGCTCCGCGCCTCGGCGCTCAGCGCGGCCAGGGGTGCTCGCCCGGGCGGGCGCCCGGCTGCCTCCGCCGCCTGGTGCGTGCACGGAGCTGCCGGAGGGGAGAGCGGCGGAGCGcagcggagcggggccgcggcgACCCCGGCCGCCGAG attCTTTATCTTTATTCAGGAGCCTAAGGTTGCTTGCTGATCACAAGAAGATGTTTCTGTGGCTCTTTCTGGTTCTGTCATCTCCAGTTTCTTCTACAACTGCAGATGCTGATATATCTGTGGAAATTTGCAATGTTTGCTCCTGTGTGTCAGTTGAGAATGTACTCTATGTCAACTGTGAGAAGGTTGCAGTCTACAGACCAAATCAGCTTAAACCACCATGGTCTAATTTTTACCACCTCAACTTTCAAAACAACCTGCTAATTATTCTATATCCAAATACCTTTCTTAATTTTACGCATGCAGTGTCCTTGCAACTGGGTAATAATAAGTTACAGAACATTGAGGGAGGGGCCTTTATGGGTCTTAGTGCATTAAAACAGTTGCACTTGAACAACAATGAATTAAAGATTCTCCGAGCTGACACTTTCCTTGGCATAGAGAACTTGGAGTATCTCCAAGCTGACTACAATTTAATCAAGTTTATTGAACGGGGAGCCTTCAATAAGCTTCACAAGCTGAAAGTCCTGATCCTTAATGATAATTTGATTTCATTCCTTCCTGATAATATTTTTCGATTTGCTTCTCTAACCCATCTGGATATACGAGGGAATCGAATACAGAAGCTTCCATACATTGGAGTTCTGGAACACATTGGGCGAATTGTTGAATTGCAGCTGGAAGACAACCCCTGGAATTGTACTTGTGATTTGTTGCCTTTGAAAGCGTGGCTGGAGAACATGCCCTATAACATTTACATTGGAGAAGCTATCTGTGAAACCCCCAGTGACTTGTATGGAAGGCTGCTGAAAGAAACCAACAAGCAAGAGCTGTGCTccatggggacagggagtgATTTTGACGTGCGCATTCTGCCTCCCTCGCAGCTGGAGCCCGGTTACAGCACACCGAATGGCCACACCACTCAAACATCAGTGCACAGATTAGTCACAAAGCCGCCAAAGACTACAAATCCTTCGAAGATCTCAGGGATAGTAGCAGGCAAAGCACTGTCTAATCGCAATCTCAGTCAAATCGTATCTTACCAGACCAGGGTGCCTCCTTTAACTCCTTGTCCAGTCCCCTGTGTTTGCAAAACACATCCTTCAGACTTGGGATTAAGTGTAAATTGCCAAGAAAGAAATATAGAGTCAATGTCCGAACTTGTACCAAAACCTTTAAATGCCAAGAAACTGCATGTAAATGGCAATTATATTAAGGATGTGGACACTACAGATTTCATTGAGTTTGAGGGGCTGGATTTGCTACATTTAGGCAGCAATCGGATTTCAGTGGTCAAAGGAGAAGTTTTCCGCAACCTTACAAATTTACGGAGGTTGTATCTCAATGGCAATCAGATAGAGCGTCTGAGCCCAGAAATGTTTGCTGGCCTCCACAACTTGCAATATCTGTATTTGGAATACAATGTTATCAAAGAAATCCTAGCAGGCACCTTTGACTTAATGCCAAATTTGCAGTTGCTCTACCTGAACAATAATCTTCTACGAAGCTTGCCAGCGTATGTTTTTGCTGGTGCACCACTTGCTAGACTGAATCTGAGGAACAATCATTTCATGTATTTACCTGTAAGTGGTGTTCTTGATCAGCTAAAATCTCTTACACAAATTGATTTGGAAGGTAATCCGTGGGACTGCACTTGTGATTTGGTTGCTTTGAAACTGTGGCTTGAAAAGCTAAATGAAGGGATTGTGGTGAAGGAGTTGAAGTGTGAAACACCTGTACAGTTTGCTAACATTGAACTTAAGTCTCTGAAAAATGAGATCCTTTGTCCTAAACTTTTAAACAAGCCATCTGCTCTGTTCACTAGTCCTATGCCCGCTGTTACTTTTACAACGCCACTGGGACCAGTTCGGAGCCCTCCTGGTGGCCCAGttccattgtccatcctaaTCTTGAGCATATTAGTTGTGCTTATTTTAACAgtgtttgttgctttttgtcttcttgTTTTTGTGCTTCGGCGCAACAAAAAACCGTCTGTAAAGCATGAAGGGATTGGAAATCAAGAATGCAGTTCTATGCAACTGCAGCTAAGAAAGCATGATCacaaggcaaacaaaaaagatGGACTAGGTGCAGAGGCCTTCATTCCTCAAACCATTGAGCAGATGAGCAAAAGTCATACCTGTGGATTAAAAGAGTCTGAAACGGGCTTCACGTTTGCTGACCCACCAGGGCAAAAAGTCATTCTGAGAAATATTAATGACAAGGAGAAAGATTTATTGCATGTGGATACCAGAAAAAGACTTAGCACAATCGATGAACTGGATGAGTTATTCCCTGGAAGGGATTCCAATGTATTTATTCAAAACTTTcttgaaagtaaaaaagaatACAACAGCATAGGGGTCAGTGGCTTTGAAATACGTTATCCAGAGAAActacaagacaaaaaaaccaagaaatctCTAATAGGTGGTAATCATAGTAAAATTGTAGtagaacaaagaaaaagtgaatATTTTGAACTAAAAGCTAAACTTCAAGGTTCACCTGACTACCTACAAGTCCTTGAAGAACAAACAGCTTTGAATAAAATATAG